Within the Debaryomyces hansenii CBS767 chromosome E complete sequence genome, the region GATTGTTTCTCGCaaccaaaatattctgaatGCAAAATCTTGTTTTTGGCCTTGTTTAACAAAATTCTTGAGACAAATTGCAGCCATCTAGTAAAAGATTTATTCTGCTTTAAAGATAGGATCAAggagaagaaaaaatcCTCATGTAAGCCAAATAAAAATCTACTGATGAAAGCTATGCAAATTtctaaattgaaatataatgaagGTGAAAGGCAAAATAGctttttatcaattcttcaaaaatttcaagctAAATCACCACAAGATGAGTATTTAGtatatgatgatgaaaaactAATTCCTCGCTTGATTAGTGAAAGTTTGTTAACCTTTTTTCAGAACAAATACGAGTGTAACAAACTTCTTATTGCCTTAGTCATTAATCTATTATCCTTCGAGCGAGGCATAATCTACAATGTGTATTCCAAAGATGTGCGCTCTAAATATTCTGATATAGAGAACATTATGGAGTTTCTATTTGATGCATTCCTCAACTATAACGATATAATTAACGAGCATAATGAAAGAAAGTACCTAACTATGGATAGTGCCATGATTTCACAAAACGATCAACACGAGTATCTTAGGCCGACCCCTAAATTTTTGGAAAGGCTATCACCCCTTGAGTGCAATATTGGTACTTCTGATGTTAACCATGGATCATTAATACTGAATATGAATTGTTTCCAAGACTTCTTAAATGATATATTCTACTGTATTAAAATTAGACATATAATAACGTAACTTCATAAAACAAGCAAATATACAATCTAAGTAATCTAGATAAGAAAGGTATTAGGAAAGACATTAAGACAAAAACAAGCCTTATTTAGATTCTTCTCTTCTACAATAATCAATTAGCACCTTCTTCTGTAACACTCCATAATATCTCccttctttcaataatacaatAACACGATTGCcaattttatcaaagatCAAATGTGCTAAGCTTAGTTCGGAAtcataattcaaaaaaataGGAGAATAATCTACATGTCGGATTaagtttgataaatcaaataaaacGGTTTGTAAATTTTCCCAATTTGAATCGCTATTCAAGCAACGATCAGTTGTTGCTCcataattaaaataatcacCATCAGACAGTTGCGAAGATGGAGTATCGCTAATGTTTCTCACAATACTCAAATTGTGATTCAATGGGTTCATTGTGTTCTCATTTATGGGATAGTGAACCTCGTCTAATAGCTTACAAAAAATGTCATCcataatttcatattttaaacaaaattcctttaatttatccaaacaatattccaattctgaaaaataaataagcCCAACACACACTTCATTCTTAATTAATGGAATGCATCCATCTAGCAATAGTTTGTCTGCcaatagaattaattttgattgTAGCAACGAAGCTGCAACATACGGAGATGCGctaatatcaatatataatttctcAAAGTTGCGATCAGTAGAATAGTCATTAGTTTCtaaagaatcaaaattgGTAAGCTTATTAGCATGGAATGGGGGGCGTTTTGATGTATATATCCTACCACTAGTGGTATCATTTACTGCTCTTGAACGATGACGAAGATTGAGttcttcgtcatcgtcTTGATCATAAGAATCAATATCAGTGATGATCTCACCCGCAGTAACAAATGGATCTAAAGCTTCTGTTTCAGGCGACATAAATGGATAATCGTTCAGCACCAATAACGATTCATATAGCGACTTTTTTTCTATCAAACTACCCAGCCAGTTTGCAACCGAGatagaaattgaaatagGTAGAACATAGGTATATGAGCTTGTTAATTCAAATAGTATTGTGACTAATGTGATATTCATTCTAGTTATGCCCGCCATAAATGCACCTGCACTAatcattgaatatattCCGAGATCAACACATTCATTATTCGAAGAATCCGGAGAACAAATGAATCTCATCAAAGATGTAGAAGGGGCACTTGCTCCTTCATCACCCAAATTTAAGTTGTACTTATAATTTGACCATTGAATAAACATAGCAAACGTACGCCCGTACAACGCACCGATCACCATAGATGGAACATATATACCACAGGGAAGTTTTAAGCCAAATGTTAGACATGTTAGAACCATTTTAACAACTAAAgcaaaaattaatgatcCCAATTCTTTCACAAATTGTTCATGGGTAACAGGACATAAAGACAGATCTAACCCTTGTGAATTACAAGAAGTGGCTAAATCTAGCACCAATTCAGATGATGCTTGTTTAGTATATGGATTCCAAAAGGTGATGAGACCAGTTAAGAgagaaatgaaaaaaacTTCGATTATCGGATGGttttttatcatctttaACTGACGAAATTTCTTTGGCCACCATCCAACAAAGCGTACAAACAAACCACCAAATATACCCCCtgaaattccaataataataaagaatattaattcaACTGCATTCCAGTCAGAAGTATACTTCAATTCAAACAAAACAGTATTCCCTGTCCCATATGGATTaagaaattttagaaataaaGTTGATATGATAGcacaaaagaaaatttgaaatagtTGATGAGAAGGAAGATAATGGTTAATCTCTTCtaaaataaacaaaacACCTCCTAGCGGTGAACCAAATGCCAATGCTACCCCAGAAGAAGCACTTGCAGATagaatttgtttcttcatgaaatcattattatttatgtaAGGGAAAAATCTGGTCATAATATTACCAACTGCAGTAGCCAAATGAACATAGGGACCTTCTTTACCTAATGCCATACCCGAAGCTATTGCAAATATCAACGCTATGGTCTTTGCAAATAGTGTGTAGGTACCTAAAAATCTACGTATAACAAACCCAGAAAGTATAGTCTTAACTTCGGGTACTCCAGATCCGCAAGCAGTATACATAACTCTAGCAGAAACATTGGTGTCTTCATCTCCATCATATGAATAATCTTCGTCACTCTCTTTTCTTCGAATATAACTATTTGGTCCCAATAAGTTAGCCGAGCtatcatatatattcattttatCCTTCTTGCTAGATGCTACTGACAAACGACTAGTAATTTTTGTAGATAAAGTAACAACGCAGGCCAAATAGGCAAGGACTAATGTTAGTACAACATAAATAACAAAATCCAAccttaatttttcatatgGCTGTCTTTCAAATAGCGTCGACCACGAAATCCAATCAGGGCATTGTACGCTTTTTTGGTTATTAGGCTTGGTACTAAAAACATATCCagatttgaagatattcatcgatattgaattcatgCGTGGAGGGGGAATAGTGGGTTCTGAATTAACACAGCAAGAAACTTGGCTCGCAAACCAATTAGATCGACAATAGCCATGTTTTAAACCCACTAGCAATATCtctattttatcaatcaGATATGCAATTAGCGAAAATAAGAAGCCAATAATAACGATAAGAACCCATTTACCTAACACCAAGTACGTTTTGTAATAAAACGGAATGTTTACGCTTTCCTGCTCTTCACCATTTGACGGATTATCTACTATCCATTTGTTATGATGCAATTCATAATTAAATCTGTTTGTGAGTGTAAAAGCCTTAGCCCAGTCGATAGTAgtaaaatcattataataATCGCGCAT harbors:
- a CDS encoding DEHA2E22814p (weakly similar to uniprot|P37020 Saccharomyces cerevisiae YJR040W GEF1 Chloride channel localized to late-or post-Golgi vesicles involved in iron metabolism): MSSDQSRSPAYEHCSSYQNSHIDNDNDNSSPNYYLEPNLVKNITPRLEYTNIDKNDVPIQTPGSDRRVHRIKSLNKIDIRSPIVPRNSVLTPGSYNFGLDRAHSADVYRSTHTESSSLNTARTNPTLASRLLSGIPDKLYAMRDYYNDFTTIDWAKAFTLTNRFNYELHHNKWIVDNPSNGEEQESVNIPFYYKTYLVLGKWVLIVIIGFLFSLIAYSIDKIEILLVGLKHGYCRSNWFASQVSCCVNSEPTIPPPRMNSISMNIFKSGYVFSTKPNNQKSVQCPDWISWSTLFERQPYEKLRLDFVIYVVLTLVLAYLACVVTLSTKITSRLSVASSKKDKMNIYDSSANLLGPNSYIRRKESDEDYSYDGDEDTNVSARVMYTACGSGVPEVKTILSGFVIRRFLGTYTLFAKTIALIFAIASGMALGKEGPYVHLATAVGNIMTRFFPYINNNDFMKKQILSASASSGVALAFGSPLGGVLFILEEINHYLPSHQLFQIFFCAIISTLFLKFLNPYGTGNTVLFELKYTSDWNAVELIFFIIIGISGGIFGGLFVRFVGWWPKKFRQLKMIKNHPIIEVFFISLLTGLITFWNPYTKQASSELVLDLATSCNSQGLDSSLCPVTHEQFVKELGSLIFALVVKMVLTCLTFGLKLPCGIYVPSMVIGALYGRTFAMFIQWSNYKYNLNLGDEGASAPSTSLMRFICSPDSSNNECVDLGIYSMISAGAFMAGITRMNITLVTILFELTSSYTYVLPISISISVANWSGSLIEKKSLYESLLVSNDYPFMSPETEALDPFVTAGEIITDIDSYDQDDDEELNLRHRSRAVNDTTSGRIYTSKRPPFHANKLTNFDSLETNDYSTDRNFEKLYIDISASPYVAASLLQSKLILLADKLLLDGCIPLIKNEVCVGLIYFSELEYCLDKLKEFCLKYEIMDDIFCKLLDEVHYPINENTMNPLNHNLSIVRNISDTPSSQSSDGDYFNYGATTDRCLNSDSNWENLQTVLFDLSNLIRHVDYSPIFLNYDSELSLAHLIFDKIGNRVIVLLKEGRYYGVLQKKVLIDYCRREESK